From one Streptomyces sp. NBC_01478 genomic stretch:
- a CDS encoding MFS transporter — protein MTDVLRRGRASLAFSFFAQGATFALLVTRIPAIQDRYGVSDGLLPVFLAAVPILAGVGSVTTEQLVKRIRPSVLLRWSQPVVLLALLGVGAGDSMAELAVALGAFGLGVGALDASMNMLGVSLQRTYGRSIMLSFHAAYSLGGILGASLAWAGAHWHLALWVSYLPVVAVLLPAAFVGSRWYVDGSGPEAEGEGAEAGPLVFKLLLPLCLVMTFAYIGDSTVSNWSAKYLKDVLGSSEQVATVPYNVYMVMCLVGRGIGDLGVRRFGAVAVVRLGAVVAALGFAVVAVAPGAGVGMLGFTLLGLGLCVLVPQTFAAAGRLFPGASDTAIARLNVFNYVGFLIGSPLVGALGDAWSYRGAMLVPMVLVLVTLVYARSFAPHEDRYGDGHERARTADVGRGSNGL, from the coding sequence ATGACAGATGTGCTGCGGCGCGGTAGGGCCTCTTTGGCGTTCAGCTTCTTCGCTCAGGGCGCCACCTTCGCGCTGCTCGTGACACGCATCCCCGCGATCCAGGACCGGTACGGGGTCTCCGACGGGCTGCTGCCCGTCTTCCTGGCCGCCGTGCCGATCCTCGCCGGCGTCGGGAGTGTGACCACCGAGCAGTTGGTGAAGCGAATACGTCCCAGCGTGCTGCTGCGCTGGTCCCAGCCCGTCGTCCTCCTGGCGCTGCTCGGGGTCGGGGCGGGCGACAGCATGGCCGAACTGGCGGTCGCGCTGGGCGCGTTCGGGCTCGGTGTGGGTGCGCTCGACGCCTCGATGAACATGCTCGGGGTGAGTCTCCAGCGGACGTACGGGCGGAGCATCATGCTCAGCTTCCATGCCGCGTACAGCCTGGGCGGGATATTGGGGGCCTCGCTGGCGTGGGCGGGGGCGCACTGGCATCTCGCGCTGTGGGTGTCGTATCTGCCCGTGGTGGCGGTGTTGCTGCCGGCGGCCTTCGTGGGGAGTCGGTGGTACGTCGACGGGAGCGGGCCGGAGGCGGAGGGCGAGGGGGCCGAGGCCGGGCCGCTGGTCTTCAAGTTGCTGCTGCCGCTGTGTCTGGTGATGACCTTCGCCTATATCGGGGACTCGACCGTCTCCAACTGGAGCGCGAAGTACCTGAAGGACGTGCTGGGGAGTTCGGAGCAGGTCGCGACCGTTCCGTACAACGTCTACATGGTGATGTGCCTGGTAGGGCGGGGGATCGGGGATCTCGGGGTGCGGCGGTTCGGGGCCGTGGCAGTGGTGCGGCTGGGGGCGGTGGTGGCCGCGCTCGGGTTCGCGGTGGTGGCCGTGGCGCCGGGGGCCGGGGTCGGGATGCTCGGGTTCACGTTGCTGGGGCTCGGGCTGTGTGTGCTGGTGCCGCAGACCTTCGCGGCGGCCGGGCGGTTGTTCCCGGGGGCTTCGGATACGGCCATCGCACGCCTCAATGTCTTCAATTACGTGGGGTTCTTGATCGGTTCGCCGTTGGTGGGGGCGCTGGGCGATGCCTGGAGTTATCGCGGGGCGATGCTCGTGCCGATGGTGTTGGTGCTGGTGACGTTGGTGTACGCCCGCTCGTTCGCGCCGCACGAGGACCGATACGGTGACGGGCATGAGCGGGCGCGCACGGCTGATGTGGGACGAGGCAGTAACGGGCTATGA
- a CDS encoding SulP family inorganic anion transporter, with product MRVVGVVRCGVSKADLFASLVVFLVALPLCVGVAIASGVPAELGLVTGIVGGLVVGALPGSSLQVSGPAAGLTVLVYEAVRAYGVQALGVLVFAAGVVQLGLGVLRLGRWFRAVSAAVVQGMLAGIGLVLVAGQVYALGDVAAPADGLGKLAGLVSLPGLVDPVALSVGGATIAVLLLWPRWRRGARLVPAPLVAVGLAAAVTGGFDLSVRRVEVRGLVGAVRVPEWGDFGRLTEVGVIGTVVAFALIASAESLFSAAAVDRLHRGPRTDYDRELIAQGAGNAVCGVLGALPMTAVIVRSAANVQAGARTKASRVLHGGWLLLFTALLPGVLGLVPVAALAGLLVHAGCKLVPVRQVRGLWAGHPGEVVVLGVTAVVIVVGNLFEGVLVGLALAVAKTAWDISHVQVETEDLGDAGIVVRVLGHATFLRLPKLLDALEALPYDRVVRLELGGLRHVDHACAAALEGWVEGRACAAGVG from the coding sequence ATGCGTGTCGTAGGTGTAGTGCGCTGTGGTGTGAGCAAGGCCGATCTGTTCGCTTCTCTGGTCGTCTTTCTCGTCGCGCTCCCGTTGTGTGTGGGCGTGGCGATCGCCTCCGGGGTGCCGGCCGAGTTGGGGCTGGTCACCGGGATCGTCGGTGGGCTCGTCGTCGGGGCGTTGCCCGGTAGCAGCCTGCAGGTGAGCGGTCCGGCCGCCGGGCTGACCGTGCTCGTGTACGAGGCCGTGCGGGCGTACGGCGTTCAGGCGCTCGGGGTGCTGGTGTTCGCCGCCGGAGTGGTGCAACTGGGGCTCGGGGTGCTGCGGCTGGGGCGGTGGTTCCGGGCCGTGTCCGCGGCCGTGGTGCAGGGGATGCTCGCCGGGATCGGGCTCGTGCTGGTCGCCGGGCAGGTGTACGCGCTCGGTGATGTGGCCGCGCCGGCGGACGGGCTCGGGAAGCTCGCCGGGCTGGTGTCGTTGCCGGGGCTGGTGGATCCGGTGGCGTTGTCAGTGGGCGGTGCCACGATTGCCGTATTGCTGCTCTGGCCTCGGTGGCGGCGGGGGGCTCGGCTGGTGCCGGCGCCGTTGGTGGCGGTGGGGCTGGCGGCGGCGGTGACCGGAGGGTTCGACCTGTCGGTGCGGCGGGTGGAGGTGCGGGGGCTGGTCGGTGCCGTGCGGGTGCCGGAGTGGGGGGATTTCGGGCGGCTCACGGAAGTGGGGGTGATCGGGACGGTCGTCGCGTTCGCGTTGATCGCGTCGGCGGAGTCGTTGTTCAGCGCGGCGGCGGTGGACCGGCTGCATCGGGGGCCGCGGACGGACTACGACCGGGAGTTGATCGCGCAGGGCGCGGGGAACGCCGTGTGCGGGGTGCTCGGGGCGTTGCCGATGACCGCGGTGATCGTGCGGAGCGCGGCGAACGTGCAGGCCGGGGCGCGGACCAAGGCGTCGCGGGTGCTTCACGGTGGGTGGCTGTTGCTGTTCACGGCCCTGCTGCCGGGGGTGTTGGGGCTGGTTCCGGTGGCGGCGCTGGCGGGGCTGCTCGTGCATGCCGGGTGCAAGCTCGTGCCGGTGCGGCAGGTGCGGGGGCTGTGGGCCGGGCATCCGGGTGAGGTGGTCGTGCTCGGGGTGACCGCGGTGGTGATCGTGGTGGGGAACCTGTTCGAGGGGGTGCTGGTCGGGCTGGCGTTGGCCGTGGCGAAGACCGCGTGGGACATCAGTCATGTGCAGGTGGAGACGGAGGATCTCGGGGACGCGGGGATCGTCGTACGGGTGCTGGGGCATGCGACGTTTCTGCGGTTGCCGAAGCTGTTGGACGCGTTGGAGGCGTTGCCGTACGACCGGGTGGTGCGGCTGGAGTTGGGTGGGCTGCGGCATGTGGATCATGCGTGTGCGGCGGCGTTGGAGGGGTGGGTCGAGGGGCGGGCGTGTGCGGCGGGGGTGGGGTGA
- a CDS encoding helix-turn-helix domain-containing protein, with the protein MAAAGERPLNEVQFLTVAEVASVMRVSKMTVYRLVHSGHLPAIRVGRSFRVPEQAVHEYLRESYVGVETA; encoded by the coding sequence ATGGCTGCAGCAGGCGAGAGGCCTCTGAACGAGGTTCAGTTCCTTACCGTGGCGGAGGTCGCCTCGGTGATGCGAGTGTCGAAGATGACCGTGTACCGGTTGGTGCACAGCGGTCATCTGCCCGCTATCCGGGTGGGGCGGTCCTTCCGCGTCCCCGAGCAAGCGGTACACGAGTACCTTCGCGAGAGTTATGTGGGGGTGGAGACAGCCTGA
- a CDS encoding ABC transporter permease, translated as MSTTAPTTTAATTRSAPAPTSALSAARTIATAARVLRQLRHDPRTIALLILIPCVMLVLLRYVFDGSPRTFDGIGASLLGIFPLITMFLVTSIATLRERTSGTLERLLAMPLGKGDLIAGYALAFGFLAIIQSALATGLAVWFLGLDVIGSPWLLLLVALLDALLGTALGLFVSAFAASEFQAVQFMPAVIFPQLLLCGLFTPRSEMHPALEAISDVLPMSYAVDGMNEVLLHTDMTATFVRDALIVAGCALLVLCLGAATLRRRTA; from the coding sequence ATGAGCACGACAGCCCCCACGACCACGGCCGCTACGACGCGCAGCGCCCCCGCGCCCACCAGCGCACTCAGCGCCGCCCGCACCATCGCCACCGCCGCCCGGGTCCTCCGCCAGCTCCGCCACGACCCCCGCACGATCGCGCTGCTGATCCTCATCCCGTGTGTGATGCTCGTCCTGCTGCGCTACGTCTTCGACGGCAGCCCGCGCACCTTCGACGGCATCGGCGCCTCACTCCTCGGCATCTTCCCCCTCATCACGATGTTCCTGGTCACGTCCATCGCCACCCTGCGCGAACGCACCTCCGGCACCCTCGAACGCCTCCTTGCCATGCCACTGGGCAAGGGCGACCTGATCGCCGGCTACGCCCTCGCCTTCGGCTTCCTCGCGATCATCCAGTCCGCCCTGGCGACGGGCCTCGCCGTCTGGTTCCTCGGCCTCGACGTCATCGGCAGCCCCTGGCTCCTGCTCCTGGTGGCCCTCCTCGACGCCCTCCTCGGCACCGCGCTCGGCCTCTTCGTCTCGGCCTTCGCGGCCTCCGAATTCCAGGCCGTCCAGTTCATGCCGGCGGTGATCTTCCCCCAACTCCTCCTCTGCGGCCTCTTCACCCCCCGCTCCGAGATGCACCCCGCCCTGGAGGCCATCTCCGACGTCCTGCCCATGTCGTACGCCGTCGACGGCATGAACGAGGTCCTCCTGCACACCGACATGACCGCCACCTTCGTCCGCGACGCCCTGATCGTGGCCGGGTGCGCCCTGCTGGTGCTGTGCCTGGGCGCGGCGACCCTGAGGAGGCGTACGGCATAG
- a CDS encoding 30S ribosomal protein bS22: MGSVIKKRRKRMAKKKHRKLLKRTRVQRRNKK, translated from the coding sequence GTGGGCTCTGTTATCAAGAAGCGGCGCAAGCGGATGGCTAAGAAGAAGCACCGCAAGCTGCTGAAGCGCACGCGCGTGCAGCGTCGCAACAAGAAGTAG
- a CDS encoding spore-associated protein A has product MKLSRRTTTAAALATLALGGTLAATAPASAATTTKAAATATYNGACGTGYKVIDSTPVGNVGKVFLTWNESTGKNCAVTIRNTPGSKIHMAVELNIAVDYEHNPVVDSGQYTTYAGPVYMSARGYCAVWQGVIGTATGGDSGHCG; this is encoded by the coding sequence ATGAAGCTGTCCCGTCGCACGACGACCGCCGCCGCACTCGCCACCCTGGCACTCGGCGGCACGCTCGCCGCCACCGCCCCGGCCTCGGCTGCCACCACCACCAAGGCGGCCGCCACCGCCACCTACAACGGCGCCTGCGGCACCGGCTACAAGGTCATCGACTCCACGCCGGTCGGCAACGTCGGCAAGGTCTTCCTGACCTGGAACGAGTCGACCGGCAAGAACTGCGCCGTGACCATCCGCAACACCCCGGGCTCGAAGATCCACATGGCCGTCGAGCTCAACATCGCCGTCGACTACGAGCACAACCCGGTCGTCGACAGCGGCCAGTACACGACGTACGCCGGCCCCGTCTACATGTCCGCCCGCGGCTACTGCGCCGTCTGGCAGGGCGTCATCGGCACGGCCACGGGCGGCGACTCCGGCCACTGCGGCTGA
- a CDS encoding acetoin utilization protein AcuC: MSGRARLMWDEAVTGYDFGRDHPMDPVRLDLTRRLVDAFGLDKDVDVVAAKPAGDSTLRLVHREDYVEAVKAASADPESADGAYGLGTMDDPAFAGMHEVSALIAGQSVGAAEAVWAGDVLHAVNFSGGLHHAMPGAASGFCIYNDASLAIARLLELGAERVAYVDVDVHHGDGVQAAFWEDPRVLTISLHEHPRTLFPQTGWPEETGAGRGEGSAVNVALPAGTGDAGWLRAFHAVVPELIADFRPQVLVTQHGADTHFEDPLAHLAVSLDAQRAVQVACHELAHEYADGRWVALGGGGYAVVEVVPRSWTHLVAIAAGREIAPEAVIPEGWRQEVFARTRQLGPQRMTDGRWPVAYAGWESGYDPADRLDQAVVATRRAVFPLRGLLA, translated from the coding sequence ATGAGCGGGCGCGCACGGCTGATGTGGGACGAGGCAGTAACGGGCTATGACTTCGGCCGGGACCATCCGATGGACCCGGTCCGGCTCGACCTGACCCGGAGACTCGTCGATGCCTTCGGGCTCGACAAGGACGTGGACGTGGTGGCGGCGAAGCCTGCCGGTGATTCGACGCTGCGGCTGGTTCACCGGGAGGACTACGTCGAGGCGGTCAAGGCCGCCTCTGCTGATCCTGAGTCGGCGGACGGGGCGTACGGGCTCGGGACCATGGATGATCCTGCCTTTGCCGGGATGCATGAGGTGTCGGCGCTGATTGCCGGGCAGTCGGTGGGGGCGGCTGAGGCTGTCTGGGCCGGGGATGTGCTGCATGCCGTGAACTTCTCGGGTGGGCTGCACCATGCGATGCCGGGGGCTGCCTCTGGGTTCTGCATCTACAACGACGCCTCGCTCGCCATTGCCCGGCTGTTGGAGCTGGGGGCCGAGCGGGTCGCGTATGTCGATGTGGACGTGCATCACGGGGACGGGGTCCAGGCGGCGTTCTGGGAGGACCCCCGGGTGCTGACGATCTCCTTGCACGAGCATCCGCGGACGTTGTTCCCGCAGACGGGGTGGCCGGAGGAGACCGGGGCCGGGCGGGGGGAGGGCTCGGCGGTCAATGTGGCGTTGCCGGCCGGGACCGGGGACGCGGGGTGGCTGCGGGCCTTCCACGCCGTCGTGCCGGAGCTGATCGCGGACTTCCGGCCGCAGGTGCTGGTGACGCAGCACGGGGCCGATACGCACTTCGAGGATCCGCTCGCTCATCTCGCGGTGTCGCTGGACGCGCAGCGCGCTGTGCAGGTGGCGTGTCATGAGCTCGCGCACGAGTACGCGGACGGGAGGTGGGTCGCGCTCGGTGGGGGTGGTTATGCCGTGGTGGAGGTGGTGCCGAGGTCGTGGACGCATCTTGTCGCGATCGCCGCGGGGCGGGAGATCGCGCCCGAGGCGGTGATCCCTGAGGGGTGGCGGCAGGAAGTGTTCGCTCGGACGCGGCAGTTGGGGCCGCAGCGGATGACTGATGGGCGGTGGCCGGTGGCTTACGCCGGGTGGGAGTCGGGGTACGACCCTGCGGATCGGCTTGATCAGGCTGTTGTGGCTACTCGGCGGGCGGTGTTTCCGTTGCGGGGGTTGTTGGCGTAG
- a CDS encoding phosphatase, with protein sequence MLTTGALRAHLLAARLAGPVATSREESLRSYRAFAARDPRVLIGLDPEWTWEQRDLIGLMADKCGVSADPAHTSGHDVIDPERTLTALDAFADRLGAVAERNGPVLLGTGHPHRLLGFYAALADALSAAGCAVLTPAQGLSVDITTRFGLRTYNLDYVQGVALVREPGPERTGCEPGAHTHSPLPVRTVLGAAAEAGGVLPELVIGDHGWVCGAGQLGFEAIGLADTDDPALFVGEAEGSVSVAVPLDDAVRSAYYRPLTRYVLNRACLSQ encoded by the coding sequence GTGTTGACCACCGGCGCGCTCCGCGCCCATCTGCTGGCCGCCCGGCTGGCCGGACCCGTGGCCACCTCGCGGGAGGAGAGTCTGCGGAGCTATCGCGCGTTCGCCGCCCGTGATCCCCGGGTGCTGATCGGACTCGATCCCGAATGGACGTGGGAACAGCGGGACTTGATCGGTCTGATGGCGGACAAGTGTGGGGTTTCGGCCGACCCGGCGCACACTTCCGGGCATGATGTGATCGACCCGGAGCGCACGTTGACCGCCCTGGACGCGTTCGCCGACCGGTTGGGTGCGGTGGCGGAGCGCAACGGACCCGTGCTGCTCGGCACCGGGCATCCGCATCGGCTGCTCGGGTTCTACGCCGCGTTGGCGGACGCGTTGTCGGCGGCGGGATGTGCTGTTCTCACCCCTGCGCAGGGTCTCTCTGTCGACATAACGACGCGGTTCGGTCTACGCACGTACAACCTTGATTACGTACAGGGCGTCGCGCTCGTCCGTGAACCCGGCCCTGAACGCACCGGTTGTGAGCCGGGCGCACACACGCACTCACCGCTCCCGGTTCGGACGGTGCTGGGTGCGGCGGCGGAGGCCGGCGGGGTGCTTCCGGAGCTGGTGATCGGGGACCACGGATGGGTCTGCGGAGCAGGTCAGCTCGGGTTTGAGGCCATTGGGCTGGCGGATACCGACGACCCCGCGCTCTTCGTGGGTGAGGCGGAGGGGTCGGTGTCCGTCGCAGTTCCGCTTGATGACGCCGTGCGGTCCGCTTACTACCGGCCGCTTACCCGCTACGTACTCAATCGAGCGTGTCTGTCACAGTAG
- a CDS encoding NAD-dependent epimerase/dehydratase family protein has translation MGKVVLVTGAARQLGGRFVRRIQRDPEVDRVIAVDAVVPGHHLGGAEFIQADIRQPTIARVLAESGADTVVHMDVTGTALGSGSRTTVKETNVIGTMQLLGACQKSPVVKRLVVKSSTNVYGSAPRDPAVFTEGTPPKSLPSGGFAKDTVEVEGYVRGFARRRPDVAVCVLRFANILGPTADSPLASYFSLPVLPTVFGYDPRLQFVHEDDVIDVLRIASHDPERGTLNSGTFNIAGDGVLLLSQCSRRLGRPTVPLLLPAVTWAGSLVRTLGMTDFSPEQIRLLTHGRVVSTVQMRETLGFKPRYTTAETFADFARGQGPGLLPPAAVAGAVDRIAALSLPGSGHPPTPSAN, from the coding sequence TTGGGGAAGGTCGTGCTCGTGACCGGAGCGGCCCGTCAGTTGGGGGGCCGGTTCGTACGACGCATTCAGCGTGACCCGGAGGTCGACCGGGTGATCGCCGTGGACGCGGTCGTGCCCGGGCACCATCTCGGGGGCGCGGAGTTCATCCAGGCCGACATCCGGCAGCCCACCATCGCGCGGGTGCTCGCCGAGTCGGGCGCCGACACGGTCGTCCACATGGACGTGACGGGCACCGCGCTGGGCAGCGGCAGCCGGACCACGGTCAAGGAGACCAACGTCATCGGCACCATGCAGTTGCTGGGCGCCTGCCAGAAGTCGCCGGTCGTGAAGCGGCTGGTGGTGAAGTCCAGCACGAACGTCTACGGCTCCGCCCCGCGCGACCCGGCCGTCTTCACCGAGGGCACCCCGCCGAAGTCCCTGCCGAGCGGCGGCTTCGCCAAGGACACCGTCGAGGTCGAGGGCTATGTGCGCGGCTTCGCCCGCCGCCGTCCCGACGTCGCCGTGTGCGTGCTGCGGTTCGCCAACATCCTTGGTCCTACGGCGGATTCGCCGCTCGCGTCGTACTTCTCGCTGCCGGTCCTGCCGACCGTGTTCGGCTACGACCCGCGGCTGCAGTTCGTCCACGAGGACGACGTGATCGACGTCCTGCGGATCGCCTCGCACGACCCGGAGCGGGGCACGCTCAACAGCGGCACCTTCAACATCGCCGGGGACGGCGTCCTGCTGCTCTCCCAGTGCTCGCGGCGGCTGGGCCGCCCGACCGTGCCGCTGCTGCTGCCCGCGGTCACCTGGGCGGGCTCCCTGGTGCGTACGCTGGGGATGACGGACTTCTCCCCGGAGCAGATCCGGCTGCTCACCCACGGCCGGGTCGTGTCGACGGTCCAGATGCGCGAGACGCTGGGGTTCAAGCCCCGGTACACGACCGCCGAGACCTTCGCGGACTTCGCGCGCGGCCAGGGCCCGGGGCTGCTGCCGCCGGCGGCCGTCGCGGGGGCCGTCGACCGGATCGCCGCGCTGTCCCTGCCGGGCAGTGGCCACCCCCCGACGCCGAGCGCCAACTGA
- the proC gene encoding pyrroline-5-carboxylate reductase, producing MTQKVAVLGTGKIGEALLSGMIRAGWAPADLLVTARRPERAEELRARHGVTPVTNPEAAKSADTLILTVKPQDMGTLLDELAPHVPADRLIISGAAGIPTSFFEERLAAGTPVVRVMTNTPALVDEAMSVISAGSHATEAHLAHAEEIFGAVGKTLRVPESQQDACTALSGSGPAYFFYLVEAMTDAGILLGLPRDKAHDLIVQSAIGAAVMLRDSGEHPVKLRENVTSPAGTTINAIRELENHGVRAALIAALEAARDRSRELASGNS from the coding sequence ATGACCCAGAAAGTCGCAGTCCTCGGCACCGGCAAGATCGGCGAAGCCCTGCTCAGCGGAATGATCCGAGCGGGCTGGGCCCCGGCCGACCTCCTGGTCACCGCCCGCCGCCCCGAGCGCGCCGAGGAACTCCGCGCCCGCCACGGAGTCACCCCGGTCACCAACCCGGAGGCCGCGAAGAGTGCCGACACCCTGATCCTCACGGTCAAGCCGCAGGACATGGGCACGCTCCTCGACGAGCTCGCCCCGCACGTCCCCGCCGACCGCCTGATCATCAGCGGCGCGGCGGGCATCCCCACCTCCTTCTTCGAGGAGCGCCTGGCCGCCGGCACCCCCGTCGTCCGGGTCATGACGAACACCCCCGCCCTCGTCGACGAGGCCATGTCCGTGATCTCCGCCGGCAGCCACGCCACCGAGGCCCACCTCGCGCACGCCGAGGAGATCTTCGGCGCCGTGGGCAAGACGCTCCGCGTCCCCGAGTCCCAGCAGGACGCCTGCACCGCACTCTCCGGCTCCGGCCCGGCGTACTTCTTCTACCTGGTCGAAGCCATGACGGACGCGGGCATCCTGCTGGGCCTGCCGCGCGACAAGGCCCACGACCTCATCGTCCAGTCCGCGATCGGCGCCGCCGTCATGCTCCGCGACAGCGGCGAACACCCGGTGAAGCTCCGCGAGAACGTCACCTCGCCCGCCGGCACGACGATCAACGCCATCCGCGAACTCGAGAACCACGGCGTACGCGCCGCACTCATCGCCGCCCTGGAGGCAGCCCGCGACCGCAGCCGCGAACTGGCCTCCGGAAACAGCTAG
- a CDS encoding HAD family hydrolase, producing the protein MRYDLVIFDNDGVLVDSEPISNRLLAGYLTELGYPTSYEESLRDYMGAAMHRVHDLVEERTGQRLPDDFDDVFHARVFAAFERELKPVAGAVDVLERLVADGVPYCVASSGSHQRIRVGHRTTGLDEWFEEEWVFSSEDVGRGKPAPDLFLYAAERMGVAPERCVVVEDSPLGVRAGVAAGMDVYGFTAMTPAERLGGATRLFGDMRELSDLLG; encoded by the coding sequence ATGCGCTATGACCTCGTGATCTTCGACAACGACGGTGTCCTCGTCGACAGTGAGCCGATCTCCAACAGGCTGCTGGCCGGCTATCTCACTGAGCTCGGGTACCCGACCTCCTACGAGGAGTCCCTCCGTGACTACATGGGGGCCGCGATGCACCGAGTCCACGATCTCGTCGAGGAGCGGACCGGGCAGCGGTTGCCCGACGACTTCGACGACGTCTTCCACGCTCGCGTATTCGCCGCGTTCGAGCGGGAGTTGAAGCCCGTGGCCGGGGCCGTCGATGTGCTGGAGAGGCTGGTCGCGGACGGGGTGCCGTACTGCGTGGCGTCGTCGGGAAGCCATCAGCGGATTCGGGTGGGGCATCGGACGACGGGGCTGGACGAGTGGTTCGAGGAGGAATGGGTCTTCAGCTCCGAGGACGTGGGGCGGGGGAAGCCCGCGCCGGATCTCTTCCTGTACGCGGCCGAGCGGATGGGGGTCGCGCCGGAGCGGTGTGTCGTCGTAGAGGACAGTCCGTTGGGGGTGCGGGCGGGTGTGGCGGCCGGGATGGATGTGTATGGGTTCACTGCCATGACGCCTGCTGAGCGGCTTGGTGGGGCCACGCGACTCTTCGGTGATATGCGGGAGTTGTCTGACCTGCTCGGCTGA
- a CDS encoding ABC transporter ATP-binding protein encodes MMNYLPGPSGSPDTSPGAKPAPAVQAEALTVARGPRTVLRTLDFTVPRGQITGLLGPSGCGKSTLMRSIVGTQAKVTGTLNVLGRPAGHPTLRTRIGYVTQAPSIYDDLTVRQNLDYFAAILDPGRAAATRRHDDVTRAITDVDLTTHAGSLAGNLSGGQRSRVSLAVALLGTPELLVLDEPTVGLDPVLRRDLWALFHDIAVSRGATLLISSHVMDEAERCHRLLLMREGEILADATPDALRADTGSDTVEEAFLHLVDEAVATARQKETTR; translated from the coding sequence ATGATGAATTACCTTCCCGGTCCATCCGGATCGCCGGACACCTCACCCGGAGCGAAACCCGCCCCCGCCGTCCAGGCCGAAGCCCTCACCGTCGCCCGCGGCCCCCGCACCGTCCTGCGCACCCTCGACTTCACCGTCCCGCGAGGCCAGATCACCGGCCTGCTCGGCCCCTCCGGCTGCGGCAAGTCGACCCTCATGCGCTCGATCGTCGGCACCCAGGCCAAGGTCACCGGCACCCTGAACGTCCTCGGCCGCCCCGCAGGCCACCCCACCCTCCGCACCCGCATCGGCTACGTCACCCAAGCCCCCTCCATCTACGACGACTTGACGGTCCGTCAAAACCTCGACTACTTCGCCGCGATCCTCGACCCGGGCCGAGCCGCCGCCACCCGCCGCCACGACGACGTCACCCGGGCCATCACCGACGTGGACCTCACCACCCACGCCGGCTCCCTCGCCGGCAACCTCTCCGGCGGCCAACGCAGCCGCGTCTCCCTGGCCGTGGCACTCCTCGGCACCCCGGAACTCCTCGTCCTCGACGAACCCACCGTCGGCCTGGACCCCGTCCTCCGCCGCGACCTGTGGGCCCTCTTCCACGACATCGCCGTCTCCCGCGGCGCCACCCTCCTCATCTCCTCCCACGTCATGGACGAGGCCGAGCGCTGCCACCGCCTCCTCCTGATGCGCGAGGGCGAGATCCTCGCCGACGCCACCCCGGACGCCCTCCGCGCCGACACCGGCTCCGACACGGTCGAAGAGGCCTTCCTGCACCTGGTCGACGAGGCCGTGGCCACCGCCCGCCAGAAGGAGACGACCCGATGA
- the trpS gene encoding tryptophan--tRNA ligase, with product MTRVFSGVKPTGHLTLGNYLGAIRRWVDVDQRQSDALFCVVDLHALTVDHDPARVRRLTRQAATLLLAAGLDPELCTVFVQSHVDEHARLSYVMECVATDGEMRRMVQYKEKAARERERGGSVRLSLLTYPVLMAADILAYGTDEVPVGDDQTQHVELTRDLAVRFNQRYGHTFVVPRATRPGVAARVMNLQEPTSKMGKSDDSGPGIVYLLDEPDVVRKKVMRAVTDSGAEVVYDREARPGVANLLEILAACGGGKPEDLSGAYASYGALKKDTAEAVVELLRPVQERHKALCADPAYVEGVLRDGAGKAREMAKPMVDSAYRAIGLLPA from the coding sequence ATGACGCGGGTCTTCAGTGGGGTCAAGCCGACCGGGCATCTGACGCTGGGGAACTACCTGGGGGCCATTCGGCGGTGGGTCGACGTGGATCAGCGGCAGAGCGACGCCCTGTTCTGTGTGGTCGATCTGCACGCGCTGACCGTGGACCACGATCCGGCGCGGGTGCGCAGGCTCACTCGGCAGGCGGCGACGCTGTTGCTGGCGGCGGGGCTGGATCCTGAGCTGTGCACCGTGTTCGTACAGAGTCATGTGGACGAGCACGCGCGGCTGTCGTACGTCATGGAGTGTGTGGCCACTGACGGCGAGATGCGGCGGATGGTGCAGTACAAGGAGAAGGCCGCGCGGGAGCGGGAGCGCGGCGGGAGTGTGCGGCTGTCCTTGCTGACCTATCCCGTGCTGATGGCGGCGGACATCCTGGCGTACGGGACGGACGAGGTGCCGGTCGGGGACGATCAGACGCAGCATGTGGAGCTGACCCGGGATCTGGCGGTGCGGTTCAACCAGCGGTACGGGCACACGTTCGTGGTGCCTCGGGCGACTCGGCCGGGGGTGGCGGCTCGGGTGATGAATCTGCAGGAGCCGACTTCGAAGATGGGGAAGTCCGACGACTCCGGGCCGGGGATCGTCTATCTGCTGGACGAGCCGGACGTCGTACGGAAGAAGGTCATGCGGGCCGTGACCGACAGTGGGGCGGAGGTCGTCTACGACCGGGAGGCGCGGCCGGGGGTGGCCAATCTGCTGGAGATCCTGGCCGCTTGTGGGGGTGGGAAGCCCGAGGACTTGAGCGGTGCGTATGCGTCGTACGGAGCGTTGAAGAAGGACACCGCGGAGGCTGTGGTCGAGCTGCTCAGGCCTGTGCAGGAGAGGCACAAGGCGCTGTGCGCGGATCCCGCTTATGTGGAAGGGGTGTTGCGGGATGGGGCGGGGAAGGCGAGAGAGATGGCGAAGCCGATGGTCGACAGCGCGTATCGGGCCATCGGGCTTCTGCCTGCGTAG